The Lewinellaceae bacterium genome includes a region encoding these proteins:
- a CDS encoding DUF4249 domain-containing protein, with product MKFILNILTAFVLPGFMILGLTACDEDTFSQVVEVEIPEHRSAVVLNGFWFSQDSLLDMLVSNSLSILDNSDFTVPQDADVKLYKNGNLLGNLTLNQEIFKYQMPLNESLGAEGATYKIEAVFGDLEPVSVEQTMPGLVEIKEAKYQPEGTFDPTGEKVDEFSITFNDPPGEENYYLFRASTIEQYEDWNGDTITYRNYIYLDSNDPIAEYSEKGLIFSDKAFNGNEYTIKGWNYSWWEQVEKFEMELVSISKDGYLYLRSLENYNNAEGNPFAQPATVYSNIQNGYGIFALGASDKVLIYR from the coding sequence ATGAAATTCATACTCAATATATTAACTGCTTTTGTTTTGCCCGGTTTTATGATCTTAGGGCTTACGGCCTGCGATGAAGATACTTTTTCACAGGTCGTAGAAGTTGAAATCCCCGAACACAGATCGGCCGTAGTGTTGAACGGATTTTGGTTCAGTCAGGATTCTTTGTTGGACATGCTGGTTTCCAACAGCCTGAGCATCCTGGACAATTCAGACTTTACAGTGCCACAAGACGCTGACGTGAAATTGTACAAAAACGGAAACCTATTAGGCAACCTGACCCTGAACCAGGAAATTTTCAAATACCAGATGCCCCTCAATGAATCGCTGGGTGCTGAGGGAGCCACCTATAAAATCGAGGCCGTATTTGGGGATCTCGAGCCGGTAAGTGTGGAACAAACCATGCCCGGTTTGGTTGAGATCAAAGAAGCCAAATACCAGCCGGAGGGTACTTTTGACCCAACAGGGGAAAAGGTGGATGAATTTTCCATCACTTTTAACGACCCTCCGGGAGAAGAGAATTATTATCTGTTTCGCGCCTCAACCATTGAACAATACGAAGATTGGAACGGAGACACTATTACCTACAGGAACTACATCTATCTCGATTCCAATGACCCCATCGCCGAATACAGCGAAAAGGGTCTCATTTTTTCTGACAAGGCTTTTAATGGCAATGAATACACCATCAAAGGGTGGAATTACAGTTGGTGGGAGCAGGTGGAGAAATTTGAAATGGAACTCGTGAGCATCAGCAAAGACGGGTATTTATACCTCAGGTCCCTTGAAAATTATAACAATGCCGAAGGCAACCCTTTCGCTCAGCCTGCAACGGTTTATAGCAATATTCAAAACGGGTACGGAATTTTTGCGTTGGGAGCCTCAGATAAAGTATTGATTTACAGATAA
- a CDS encoding histidine kinase → MKRFKLPFPYYYAILGGILFVIIATLKSYFQLVYWNEFDLERLKKHFIVHVLNYVLWGLLAPIVYYLVKKYRIYAPASFSEKIKAIVVSFLMASSHEIISNLVYLVPAHYFGFEPFTNETCKYLVRAMPSALVSRFIEYWIIYAFFTAIDFQKQFRDKQLELVELEKQLSQAEMQALKSQLQPHFLFNTLNTISALMEFNIKGAQKIVSNLGGLLRKVLDSNKENFTPLSEEIDFIRNYLNIEQVRFSDRLEVRYDIREGVLNTPVPNLLLQPLVENAIKHGFSNQTGKGIIEVSAKKLDEEYIQLIVKDDGIGSQRPENELINSGIGLKNVKDRLNLIYKSDYKLEIRTAQNKGFEVIISIPVKGRS, encoded by the coding sequence ATGAAGCGGTTCAAACTTCCTTTTCCTTATTACTATGCCATTCTTGGTGGAATCCTTTTTGTGATCATTGCCACCCTGAAAAGTTATTTCCAATTGGTTTATTGGAATGAATTTGACCTGGAAAGGCTGAAAAAGCACTTCATCGTTCACGTTTTGAATTACGTATTGTGGGGACTGCTTGCCCCCATTGTTTATTACCTGGTAAAAAAGTACAGGATTTACGCCCCCGCTTCTTTCAGTGAAAAAATCAAAGCCATTGTAGTCAGTTTCCTGATGGCATCATCCCATGAGATAATATCGAATTTGGTTTACCTCGTTCCCGCCCATTATTTCGGTTTCGAACCTTTTACCAATGAAACCTGTAAATACCTTGTAAGAGCCATGCCTTCCGCACTGGTCTCAAGATTCATAGAATACTGGATCATTTATGCTTTTTTTACCGCCATTGATTTTCAAAAGCAATTCAGAGACAAACAACTCGAACTGGTGGAACTGGAAAAACAATTATCCCAGGCTGAGATGCAGGCCTTAAAATCCCAGCTGCAGCCGCATTTCCTTTTCAACACCCTCAATACTATTTCAGCCTTGATGGAGTTTAACATAAAAGGGGCTCAAAAGATCGTTTCAAATTTGGGAGGGTTACTTCGAAAAGTACTGGACAGTAATAAAGAAAACTTCACCCCATTGAGTGAAGAAATAGATTTTATCAGGAATTATCTGAATATCGAACAGGTCCGTTTCAGTGATCGGCTTGAAGTCAGGTACGATATCCGGGAAGGGGTATTAAATACCCCTGTTCCCAATTTACTGTTGCAGCCCCTTGTGGAAAATGCCATCAAGCATGGGTTTTCCAACCAGACAGGAAAAGGAATCATTGAAGTGAGCGCTAAAAAGCTGGATGAGGAATATATCCAATTGATCGTAAAAGACGATGGCATTGGATCACAAAGACCTGAAAATGAATTAATTAATTCGGGGATTGGCCTGAAAAACGTAAAGGATCGCCTCAATCTGATTTATAAATCGGATTATAAACTTGAAATTCGAACGGCCCAAAACAAAGGATTTGAGGTAATCATTTCCATTCCGGTAAAGGGACGTTCCTAA
- a CDS encoding response regulator transcription factor: MRMIKTLVVDDEPFARARILKLLEEFDFITVIGECKNGKEAVAQIQNYKPDLVFLDIQMPDFSGFEVLAKSEKQKLPFIIFVTAFNQYALKAFDVKAVDYLLKPYDNDRFAQALEHARDQIIQKDESLLHKKMVGLLEEHVQQQEDIKFKLEIKDKGKVSRINAFDIYYLEAQGNYIKVHLADKSFMIRETLQNIKSTLEKNTFLQIHRSVMINTNYINQVKYTGNNQYQLILKNGTSLHSSRSYKTDIQTYLNEVDSGE, translated from the coding sequence ATGAGAATGATCAAAACGCTGGTGGTAGATGATGAACCCTTTGCACGTGCAAGGATACTCAAATTGCTGGAAGAGTTTGATTTTATTACTGTTATCGGAGAATGTAAGAATGGTAAAGAAGCCGTTGCCCAAATCCAGAATTACAAACCGGATCTCGTTTTTCTCGACATCCAGATGCCCGATTTTAGTGGTTTTGAAGTCCTTGCCAAAAGTGAGAAGCAAAAACTTCCCTTTATCATTTTTGTCACGGCATTTAATCAATATGCACTGAAAGCTTTTGATGTAAAAGCAGTAGACTATCTGCTTAAGCCTTATGATAACGACCGTTTTGCCCAGGCATTGGAACATGCCCGGGATCAGATCATTCAAAAAGATGAGTCATTACTCCACAAGAAAATGGTCGGCCTGCTCGAGGAACATGTCCAACAACAGGAGGACATCAAATTTAAACTGGAAATAAAAGATAAAGGCAAGGTTTCCAGGATCAATGCCTTTGACATTTATTACCTTGAGGCCCAGGGCAATTATATAAAAGTTCACCTTGCCGATAAAAGTTTTATGATCCGGGAAACCCTGCAAAATATAAAATCAACCCTGGAAAAAAATACCTTTTTACAAATCCATCGCTCGGTGATGATCAATACAAATTATATTAACCAGGTCAAGTACACCGGCAATAATCAATACCAATTAATTCTAAAAAACGGCACCTCTCTCCATTCCAGCCGAAGTTACAAAACCGACATTCAAACCTACCTGAATGAAGTAGATTCGGGGGAATAA
- a CDS encoding dicarboxylate/amino acid:cation symporter yields the protein MKKLALHWKILIGMLFGIIFGMIMIQVNGGSAFVEEWIKPFGTIFVNLLKLIAVPLIVASLIKGISDLKDISKFSKIGGRTILIYIMTTVLAITVGLLLVNTLKPGVGISQETIAQLTETYASSDQVASKIQEATRQKSSGHLQFLVDMVPDNAIAAMGENTRMLQVIVFTILFGLCMLLIKPEKSKPLKKFFDSLNDVILKMVDLIMLSAPYAVFALLASVVSSSDDPALLYALLKYALVVVGGLLVMIVIYSSIIFFIVKKNPFWFLREISPAQLLAFSTSSSAATLPVTMERVEEHLGVDKEVSSFVLPVGATINMDGTSLYQGVAAVFISQALGHHLSFGDQLTIVLTALLASIGSAAVPGAGMVMLIIVLEAIGFPPDKLAIGLALIFAVDRPLDMCRTVINVTGDATVAMLVAKSVGKLGEPHVEEWDDDYSPDSKEN from the coding sequence ATGAAAAAACTAGCCCTGCACTGGAAAATTCTCATAGGAATGTTATTCGGGATCATTTTCGGAATGATCATGATACAAGTAAATGGTGGAAGTGCTTTTGTGGAAGAATGGATCAAACCATTCGGAACCATATTCGTCAATTTACTTAAGCTCATCGCAGTCCCCCTTATTGTGGCTTCCCTCATTAAAGGGATTTCTGACTTGAAGGACATTTCCAAATTTTCAAAAATTGGTGGACGGACCATTCTCATTTATATCATGACAACGGTTTTAGCCATTACCGTAGGCCTTTTACTGGTAAACACTCTAAAACCAGGAGTAGGCATTTCACAGGAAACCATCGCTCAGCTCACCGAAACCTACGCCTCCAGTGACCAGGTAGCCTCCAAGATTCAGGAAGCCACCCGACAAAAAAGCAGCGGGCACCTGCAATTCCTGGTGGATATGGTTCCCGACAATGCCATAGCCGCGATGGGAGAAAATACCCGAATGTTACAGGTGATCGTGTTTACCATTCTCTTTGGACTGTGCATGCTGCTCATCAAGCCTGAAAAGTCGAAGCCACTTAAAAAATTCTTTGACTCTCTCAATGATGTGATCCTTAAAATGGTGGATCTCATTATGCTGTCGGCTCCTTATGCTGTGTTTGCGCTGCTGGCCAGTGTGGTCTCCTCTTCGGATGATCCGGCCTTATTGTACGCTTTATTAAAATATGCCCTGGTGGTCGTGGGAGGCCTGTTGGTCATGATCGTCATTTATTCGTCGATCATATTTTTTATCGTAAAAAAGAACCCATTCTGGTTCCTCCGCGAGATCAGCCCGGCTCAGTTGCTCGCCTTTTCGACAAGCTCCAGTGCTGCCACGCTGCCGGTGACCATGGAACGTGTCGAAGAACATTTAGGAGTGGACAAGGAAGTATCCAGTTTTGTACTGCCCGTGGGAGCCACCATCAACATGGATGGTACCAGCCTTTACCAAGGCGTTGCCGCTGTTTTTATTTCACAGGCCCTGGGACACCACCTCTCCTTCGGTGATCAGTTGACCATTGTCCTGACCGCACTGCTGGCCTCTATAGGATCTGCAGCAGTACCGGGCGCAGGAATGGTAATGTTGATCATCGTATTGGAAGCTATTGGCTTCCCTCCTGATAAACTGGCCATTGGCCTGGCGTTAATCTTTGCCGTTGACCGTCCGCTAGATATGTGCAGAACGGTCATCAATGTCACAGGAGACGCCACGGTCGCCATGCTGGTAGCAAAAAGCGTAGGTAAACTGGGAGAACCTCATGTGGAAGAATGGGATGATGATTATTCCCCTGATTCGAAAGAAAATTAA
- a CDS encoding carboxypeptidase-like regulatory domain-containing protein, which yields MQKRFYALLLFFWTTGLFSQNFTISGYIEEASSGEKLISANIFDLKSGKGTVTNTYGFYSLTLPKDSVELTFSYIGYQSKTIKFFLNKDETYLIKLEPILELGEIEIIGERVEKIEESSQMSQVDIPVEQIKKLPALLGEVDVLKTLQLLPGVQSGGEGQSGLYVRGGSPDQNLVLLDGVPVYNVSHLLGIFSVFNADAIKNVTLTKGGFPARFGGRLSSVIEINMKEGNMEEFHGEGSIGLISSKFTLEGPIKKGKTSFLLSGRRTYADLIFRPFINALASSEGIKSKLKAHFYDLNVKVQHKFNDKHRLFLSVYSGADVFYNKFEEDQDVFEGGIDWGNAIAALRWNYQINNKLFANTTVTYSNYDINFLAATEFNDGDFTEKFSAKYLSGIEDVAAKVDFDFIPIPNHYIRFGGSATHHTYRPGALTLKGSDGTFEIDTLIGSQNAYSMEYSTYFEDDIRLGALKANIGVHASAFNTEGKWYTSLQPRIGLRYLLSNNLAIKASYAAMTQYINLLTFEGLSLPSDLWLPSTKLIKPQTSWQAAFGLARTFGSKYEVSVEGFYKEMNNVVSYKEGASFLFGLENDWQDKVTQGNGQSYGLEVFLQKKKGRTTGWIGYTLSWNYRQFDELNGGKAYPFRYDRRHDISVVVSHELTDNISISGAWVYGTGNAVTLNVFRYPVDVDGYWDGGNTSWLYFREVESGGQKNAFRMTDYHRLDFSIEFRKQKPKYLRHWTVGVYNAYNHKNPYFMIASSDYNPDTGTSTRKFKEISILPIIPSVSYGIKF from the coding sequence ATGCAAAAAAGATTCTACGCGCTCCTGTTGTTTTTTTGGACCACAGGACTGTTCTCTCAAAATTTCACCATTAGCGGTTACATTGAAGAAGCTTCTTCCGGGGAAAAACTGATTTCCGCCAACATTTTCGATCTAAAATCCGGGAAAGGTACCGTCACCAACACCTATGGTTTTTACAGCCTCACCCTTCCAAAGGATTCGGTTGAACTCACCTTTTCCTATATTGGTTACCAATCAAAAACCATCAAATTTTTTCTTAACAAAGATGAGACTTATCTCATCAAACTCGAGCCCATCCTGGAACTGGGTGAAATAGAAATCATCGGGGAAAGAGTCGAAAAAATTGAAGAGTCGAGCCAGATGAGCCAGGTGGATATCCCGGTCGAGCAGATCAAAAAGCTCCCTGCACTTTTAGGCGAAGTGGACGTTCTCAAAACCTTACAACTGCTGCCGGGGGTTCAATCCGGTGGAGAAGGCCAAAGCGGTTTATATGTCCGTGGAGGAAGTCCGGATCAAAACCTGGTGCTGCTCGACGGGGTGCCCGTGTATAACGTTTCGCACCTGCTGGGCATTTTTTCTGTTTTTAACGCCGATGCCATCAAAAATGTAACGCTGACCAAAGGAGGGTTCCCGGCACGTTTCGGTGGGCGATTGTCATCGGTGATTGAAATCAACATGAAAGAAGGAAATATGGAAGAATTTCATGGAGAAGGCTCCATTGGTCTCATTTCTTCCAAATTCACCCTGGAAGGACCTATCAAAAAAGGAAAAACCTCGTTCCTTCTTTCAGGAAGACGCACCTATGCTGATTTGATCTTCCGGCCGTTTATCAATGCCCTGGCCAGTTCAGAAGGGATAAAATCCAAACTCAAAGCCCACTTTTATGATCTCAATGTAAAAGTACAGCACAAGTTTAACGATAAACACAGGCTTTTTCTCAGCGTCTATTCGGGAGCCGATGTGTTTTACAATAAATTTGAAGAGGATCAGGATGTCTTTGAAGGAGGAATTGACTGGGGCAATGCCATTGCGGCCCTCAGATGGAACTACCAGATCAACAACAAGCTTTTTGCCAATACCACGGTAACCTACAGCAATTACGATATCAACTTCCTGGCCGCCACCGAATTCAATGACGGCGATTTTACCGAAAAATTTTCGGCAAAATACCTCTCCGGAATAGAAGACGTCGCCGCGAAAGTAGATTTTGATTTCATCCCGATACCCAACCACTACATCCGTTTCGGTGGCAGTGCCACACACCACACTTATCGTCCGGGCGCACTAACGCTCAAAGGCAGTGATGGCACCTTTGAAATCGACACCCTTATTGGTTCACAAAACGCGTATTCCATGGAATACAGCACGTATTTCGAGGATGATATCAGGCTTGGTGCATTAAAAGCCAATATCGGGGTTCATGCCTCTGCTTTTAATACGGAAGGAAAATGGTACACCTCTCTTCAACCACGCATCGGATTACGTTACCTGCTCAGCAATAACCTGGCGATCAAAGCCTCCTATGCAGCCATGACGCAGTACATTAACCTGCTCACATTTGAAGGACTCAGCCTGCCCTCTGACCTTTGGCTGCCCAGTACTAAGTTGATTAAACCGCAAACTTCATGGCAAGCCGCCTTTGGGCTGGCCCGTACCTTTGGCAGTAAATACGAAGTGAGTGTTGAAGGGTTTTATAAAGAAATGAACAATGTTGTGTCCTACAAGGAAGGCGCCAGCTTCCTTTTCGGGTTGGAAAATGACTGGCAGGATAAAGTCACCCAGGGCAACGGCCAATCTTACGGACTCGAAGTTTTCCTGCAAAAAAAGAAAGGCCGTACCACCGGTTGGATCGGCTACACCCTGAGCTGGAATTACCGACAGTTTGACGAATTAAATGGCGGCAAAGCTTATCCTTTTCGCTACGACCGAAGACACGACATCTCTGTTGTCGTAAGCCATGAATTAACTGATAACATCTCTATTTCCGGAGCATGGGTTTACGGCACCGGAAATGCCGTTACCCTTAATGTTTTCAGGTACCCTGTCGATGTGGACGGTTATTGGGATGGGGGAAACACTTCCTGGCTTTATTTTCGGGAAGTAGAATCAGGAGGACAGAAAAATGCCTTCAGGATGACCGATTATCACCGGCTGGATTTTAGCATTGAATTTAGAAAACAAAAACCAAAATACCTGCGCCATTGGACGGTAGGAGTTTACAATGCCTACAACCATAAAAATCCTTATTTTATGATAGCCTCATCGGATTATAATCCGGATACCGGTACTTCGACCCGGAAATTCAAGGAAATCAGTATTTTACCCATTATCCCTTCCGTTTCATACGGCATAAAATTTTAA
- a CDS encoding DUF2911 domain-containing protein codes for MQKYYTTIASLLLVMILPFAGISQTQLTTTPRASQKAATMQRIGLADITVTYHRPAAKDREIWGKLVPYGTVWRAGANENTTIEFSRDVKIEGKPISAGIYGLHLIPEATKCTVIFSNNSTSWGSFTYNPAEDALRVEGRLVPTKHDYELVTFEFEEVQRSSAVCNLKWGNKKVAFTIESEVDHDAIASLRNELRDRPGFSWQGYNEAAAYCLQNEVNLQEGLQWATQSVFMNPNPINLRTKALLTGKINGQGNKTEALNQSIASFTNDLNNQPCTWKEWNAAATFASQNKAYDEALAFVEKSIDMNPNMTNMMAKVNILEAKGDEKMAMKVKKEAISKGSNAELNNYGYQLMFGGKINEAVEIFEANTEKNPKDPNAWDSLAEGYKNKGDKENAIKACKKSLSLNPQPNVKANTLNTLRSLGVDTDDM; via the coding sequence ATGCAAAAGTATTACACAACCATCGCTTCACTGTTATTGGTGATGATCCTGCCCTTTGCCGGGATCAGCCAAACACAATTAACCACTACACCACGTGCCAGTCAAAAGGCGGCAACCATGCAACGAATCGGCCTGGCGGACATCACTGTAACCTATCATCGTCCCGCTGCCAAAGATCGTGAGATATGGGGAAAACTGGTTCCCTATGGCACGGTTTGGAGAGCCGGGGCCAATGAAAATACCACCATCGAATTCAGCCGGGATGTAAAAATTGAGGGAAAGCCTATCAGTGCCGGAATTTATGGCCTACACCTCATTCCTGAAGCAACAAAATGCACGGTTATTTTTTCCAACAATAGTACTTCCTGGGGAAGTTTCACCTACAATCCTGCAGAGGATGCACTTCGGGTAGAGGGCCGGTTGGTGCCTACAAAACACGATTATGAACTGGTGACCTTTGAATTTGAAGAGGTTCAGAGATCCTCTGCCGTGTGCAACCTCAAGTGGGGCAACAAAAAAGTGGCCTTCACCATTGAATCCGAGGTGGACCATGATGCCATTGCCAGTCTGAGAAACGAACTCAGGGATCGTCCCGGTTTCAGCTGGCAGGGATATAATGAGGCCGCTGCCTATTGCCTGCAAAATGAAGTGAACCTCCAGGAGGGCCTGCAATGGGCCACCCAATCTGTTTTCATGAATCCCAACCCCATAAATTTGAGGACCAAAGCGCTTTTGACAGGAAAGATAAATGGACAGGGAAATAAAACTGAAGCACTAAATCAAAGCATCGCTTCTTTTACCAATGATCTCAACAATCAGCCCTGTACCTGGAAAGAATGGAATGCAGCAGCAACCTTTGCCAGCCAGAATAAAGCCTACGACGAAGCCCTTGCCTTTGTCGAAAAATCTATCGACATGAATCCAAATATGACCAATATGATGGCAAAGGTGAATATTTTGGAAGCCAAAGGAGATGAAAAAATGGCCATGAAAGTAAAAAAAGAAGCCATTTCAAAGGGATCTAATGCAGAATTGAACAATTACGGTTATCAGTTGATGTTCGGTGGAAAAATCAATGAAGCCGTAGAAATCTTTGAAGCCAACACGGAAAAAAATCCCAAGGATCCCAATGCATGGGACAGCCTTGCGGAAGGATATAAAAATAAAGGCGATAAGGAAAATGCCATCAAAGCCTGTAAAAAAAGCCTTTCACTGAATCCCCAGCCAAACGTAAAAGCCAATACACTGAATACACTGCGCAGCCTCGGGGTAGATACCGATGACATGTAA
- a CDS encoding TlpA family protein disulfide reductase translates to MSLLNKFLLLSGMILLISGCLVVDHPFTGLPPGPWRAVLKLDGNLNLPEEDLGLFEIPEIRDEAIKPGELPFNFEVIYDPNNADIFSIEIINGTERLVVSPDDIKMGWDHRIGKDTITINFPIYESYIKGIYAENYIQGFWIVTTKENYKIPFEATFGQNHRFAKLLETPEFNVDGKWEVTFEVETDSPYKAIGEFKQEGSKLTGTFLTETGDYRFLEGTVRKNNMFLSCFDGAHAFLFEAKGMEDGTLSGLFKSGNHYQCLWEAKRNPDFELRDPDSLTFLKEGYDKFAFTFPNTEGKRISLEDENLQGKVKIIQVMGTWCPNCMDETKFLLDFLKGNQNEDLKVIALGFEKHDESQNQELLKKYKLKLGIPYEILSAGPPEKAAEALPMLNHIMSFPTMILIDKKGQVRKIHTGFSGPATSEYPAFKKDFDQTIKMLLEEPS, encoded by the coding sequence ATGTCATTGCTCAATAAATTTTTACTCCTCTCCGGAATGATCTTGCTGATCAGCGGATGCCTGGTCGTTGACCATCCGTTTACAGGACTTCCTCCCGGACCATGGAGGGCCGTTTTGAAACTGGATGGCAATTTAAATCTGCCGGAAGAAGACCTGGGGTTATTTGAAATACCGGAAATCAGGGACGAAGCCATTAAACCTGGAGAATTGCCTTTCAACTTTGAGGTCATTTACGATCCAAACAATGCTGATATCTTCAGCATTGAAATCATCAATGGGACAGAACGCCTGGTCGTCTCTCCTGACGATATTAAAATGGGATGGGATCATCGGATAGGAAAAGATACGATCACCATCAATTTCCCAATCTATGAATCCTACATAAAAGGGATCTATGCGGAAAATTACATCCAGGGGTTCTGGATAGTGACTACAAAAGAAAATTACAAAATTCCCTTTGAAGCCACATTTGGACAAAACCACCGATTTGCGAAATTGTTGGAAACTCCGGAATTTAATGTCGACGGAAAATGGGAAGTAACTTTTGAGGTAGAAACCGACTCTCCATATAAAGCCATTGGCGAATTCAAACAGGAAGGAAGTAAACTTACGGGTACATTTCTCACAGAGACCGGCGATTATCGATTCCTAGAAGGCACGGTTAGGAAAAACAATATGTTCCTGTCCTGTTTTGACGGGGCTCATGCTTTTCTCTTTGAAGCCAAAGGGATGGAGGACGGCACCTTGTCGGGACTTTTTAAATCCGGTAATCATTATCAATGCCTTTGGGAAGCAAAACGCAATCCGGATTTTGAACTTCGGGATCCCGATTCCCTGACTTTCCTGAAAGAAGGGTATGATAAGTTTGCCTTTACTTTCCCCAATACTGAAGGAAAAAGAATTTCGTTGGAAGACGAGAATCTTCAGGGCAAGGTAAAGATCATCCAGGTGATGGGAACCTGGTGCCCCAACTGCATGGATGAGACCAAATTCCTGTTGGACTTCCTGAAGGGAAACCAGAACGAAGACCTGAAGGTTATTGCCCTGGGGTTTGAAAAACATGATGAATCCCAAAACCAGGAGTTATTAAAAAAATACAAACTAAAACTGGGTATTCCCTATGAGATACTTTCTGCCGGCCCGCCGGAAAAAGCTGCAGAGGCTCTCCCCATGCTCAACCACATCATGTCCTTCCCTACCATGATCCTTATCGATAAAAAGGGACAGGTAAGAAAAATACATACGGGGTTCTCCGGTCCGGCAACCAGCGAATACCCTGCTTTTAAAAAAGACTTTGACCAAACGATTAAAATGCTTTTAGAAGAACCCTCCTAA
- the ggt gene encoding gamma-glutamyltransferase yields the protein MPKIKSLHFTLLLAFIFGAFACKKNFPAPPYEATKSMVSDSAMVVSAHPLATTAGVDILRKGGNAIDAAIAVQFALAVVYPRAGNIGGGGFLVYRSNTGQTAALDYREKAPQKAGRDMYLDEQGNVIENMSTLGHWAVGVPGTVAGMVAAHEKYGKLPMETLLAPAIELAKNGFGITEQEANRLNEFQEAFKKVNDKPNAFIRPNWKAGDLLVQSQLAKTLERIRDLGMAGFYEGQTAQKIVDEIQSGGGIISLQDLKDYRAVWRDPIIETYKNYKIISMPPPSSGGVALAQLLKMIEPYPIELLGFHSKETIHLMAEAERRVYSDRAKHLGDIDFYEVPMEQLLDSFYLAGRMSDFSMDSATISNTVNAGNFNMLKESFETTHTSIVDREGNATSVTTTLNSNYGSKVVVDGAGFFLNNEMDDFSIKPGVPNQFGLLGAEANAIQPGKRMLSSMTPTIFEKNGKLFMVAGTPGGSTIITAVFQVFVNVAEFHMPLDQAIEAKRFHHQWLPDEILIEEGSLTDQQKSDLAALGHQFREVKYMAIVKAIQVLDNGRLQGCGDPRNPDDTAKGY from the coding sequence ATGCCAAAAATAAAATCCTTACACTTCACCTTGCTTTTGGCCTTTATTTTCGGGGCTTTCGCGTGTAAAAAAAATTTTCCTGCCCCTCCCTATGAAGCCACCAAAAGTATGGTAAGTGACTCGGCAATGGTCGTTTCGGCCCACCCTTTAGCTACTACGGCAGGAGTCGATATCTTAAGAAAAGGAGGTAATGCCATTGACGCTGCGATTGCCGTTCAATTTGCCCTGGCGGTGGTTTATCCCCGGGCTGGCAACATTGGTGGTGGTGGATTTTTGGTTTACAGATCCAATACAGGACAAACCGCAGCCCTTGATTACCGGGAAAAAGCACCCCAAAAAGCTGGGCGAGACATGTACCTTGACGAACAAGGCAACGTCATTGAGAATATGAGTACTTTAGGACATTGGGCAGTCGGTGTCCCGGGTACGGTTGCCGGTATGGTTGCGGCCCATGAAAAGTACGGGAAACTCCCCATGGAAACACTCCTGGCTCCCGCCATTGAACTCGCTAAAAACGGGTTTGGAATCACTGAGCAGGAAGCCAACCGTTTGAACGAATTCCAGGAAGCGTTCAAGAAAGTGAATGATAAACCCAATGCATTCATCCGTCCAAACTGGAAAGCCGGTGACCTGCTGGTTCAGTCGCAACTCGCAAAAACGCTCGAACGCATCAGGGATCTTGGCATGGCAGGGTTTTACGAAGGGCAAACCGCCCAAAAAATTGTGGATGAAATTCAAAGCGGCGGCGGTATTATCAGTTTACAGGATCTGAAGGATTATCGGGCCGTCTGGAGAGATCCCATCATAGAAACCTATAAAAACTATAAAATCATTTCAATGCCCCCTCCCTCCAGCGGAGGAGTCGCCTTGGCACAACTCCTCAAAATGATTGAACCCTATCCGATTGAATTGCTTGGATTCCACTCCAAAGAGACCATTCACCTCATGGCGGAGGCTGAAAGAAGGGTGTATTCGGATCGGGCAAAACACTTAGGGGATATAGACTTTTATGAGGTTCCAATGGAACAATTGCTGGATAGTTTTTATCTGGCTGGCAGGATGAGTGATTTTTCAATGGATTCCGCTACCATCAGCAACACTGTGAACGCGGGTAATTTTAATATGCTCAAGGAGAGCTTTGAAACCACCCATACTTCAATTGTTGATCGGGAAGGCAATGCCACTTCCGTCACCACCACCTTAAACTCCAATTACGGCAGCAAAGTAGTAGTGGATGGGGCCGGATTTTTTCTCAACAACGAAATGGATGACTTTAGTATAAAACCCGGGGTGCCCAATCAATTTGGCTTATTGGGAGCAGAAGCCAATGCCATTCAACCCGGCAAAAGAATGCTGAGTTCGATGACCCCTACCATATTTGAAAAAAATGGAAAATTGTTTATGGTCGCTGGTACGCCGGGAGGTTCGACGATCATTACCGCCGTTTTCCAGGTCTTTGTCAATGTGGCCGAGTTCCATATGCCCCTGGATCAGGCCATTGAAGCCAAAAGATTTCACCACCAATGGCTGCCCGATGAGATCCTTATTGAAGAAGGCAGCCTGACAGACCAGCAAAAATCTGACCTTGCTGCTCTGGGGCACCAATTCAGGGAAGTCAAATACATGGCCATCGTAAAAGCGATTCAGGTGCTGGATAATGGCCGGCTCCAGGGCTGCGGCGACCCCAGGAACCCGGATGATACGGCAAAAGGATATTAA